From the genome of Eucalyptus grandis isolate ANBG69807.140 chromosome 2, ASM1654582v1, whole genome shotgun sequence, one region includes:
- the LOC104427658 gene encoding iron-sulfur protein NUBPL encodes MKGLLRSLSGYGGFRAFSSRGELRLDGVKDIVAVASGKGGVGKSTTAVNLAVALANVCQLKVGLLDADIYGPSIPTMMHIHEKPDVTEDKKMIPVEMYAVKCMSMGLLVEKDAPIVWRGPMVMNALEKLTRGVQWGNLDILVVDMPPGTGDTQISMTQRLQLSGALIVSTPQDVALIDARRGARMFAKVQVPILGFVENMSYFKCPHCGEPSFIFGKGGTQKTADEMGFECIAEIPLEGDIRESSDEGFPIVLSAPKSTVSRAYSDLAHKVVDKLQALAEQQSPHMEFHL; translated from the exons atgaAGGGTCTGTTGCGATCTCTTTCT GGGTATGGAGGTTTTCGGGCTTTTTCTAGTAGAGGCGAGCTCAGGCTTGATGGGGTCAAGGACATCGTCGCCGTGGCCTCTGGCAAAGGTGGTGTCGGCAAGTCCACCACCGCAG TTAATTTGGCTGTTGCACTTGCTAACGTGTGTCAACTCAAGGTGGGCTTGCTAGATGCTGATATTTATGGACCATCTATTCCCACTATGATGCATATACATGAGAAGCCAGATGTGACTGAAG ATAAGAAGATGATTCCTGTTGAGATGTATGCAGTCAAGTGTATGTCAATGGGTTTGCTTGTTGAAAAGGATGCACCAATCGTATGGAGAGGTCCTATG GTAATGAATGCTCTTGAAAAATTGACAAGGGGAGTCCAATGGGGAAATCTTGATATTCTTGTAGTGGATATGCCACCAGGCACGGGTGATACACAAATAAGTATGACGCAGAGGCTACAGTTATCAG GTGCGTTGATTGTTTCAACTCCCCAAGATGTTGCCTTGATTGATGCTCGAAGAGGAGCTAGGATGTTTGCTAAAGTTCAAGTTCCT ATTTTGGGGTTTGTAGAGAACATGAGCTACTTTAAATGCCCACATTGTGGTGAACCTTCATTCATTTTTGGAAAAGGAGGAACTCAAAAGACAGCCGATGAGATGGGTTTTGAGTGTATTGCTGAG ATACCATTGGAAGGAGACATCAGAGAGAGTAGTGATGAAGGTTTTCCTATTGTATTGTCGGCTCCCAAGTCGACTGTTTCCAGAGCTTATAGTGATCTCGCTCATAAAGTTGTGGACAAGCTGCAGGCATTGGCAGAGCAGCAATCGCCCCACATGGAATTCCACCTGTGA